A stretch of the Polyangiaceae bacterium genome encodes the following:
- a CDS encoding DUF99 family protein: MNVVAFDDAPFPPRFRGNVPLVGVLCAGTRVDGVLLGRVRADGADATRRVLEMIRGSQFAGLIQAVLLQGIAVAGFNVLDVHALHEALGVPVMVVARRRPNLEKVRRALTQNVPAGARKWKLIERAGPGEMLEGLFVQRVGLDARAAARLIRATRLHGKLPEPVRVAHLIAGAVGTGKSRGRA, encoded by the coding sequence GTGAACGTCGTCGCCTTCGACGACGCGCCTTTTCCGCCGCGGTTCCGCGGCAACGTTCCGCTGGTGGGCGTGTTGTGCGCCGGCACGCGGGTGGACGGCGTGCTGCTCGGGCGCGTGCGCGCCGACGGGGCCGACGCCACGCGCCGCGTGCTGGAGATGATCCGGGGCTCGCAGTTCGCGGGGCTGATCCAGGCCGTGCTGCTCCAGGGCATCGCGGTGGCGGGCTTCAACGTGCTGGACGTGCACGCCCTGCACGAAGCCCTCGGCGTGCCGGTGATGGTGGTGGCGCGACGCCGGCCGAACCTGGAGAAGGTGCGGCGCGCGCTCACGCAGAACGTGCCGGCGGGCGCGCGCAAGTGGAAGCTGATCGAGCGCGCCGGCCCTGGCGAGATGCTCGAGGGGCTATTCGTGCAGCGCGTGGGCCTCGACGCCCGAGCGGCAGCGCGGTTGATCCGTGCGACCAGGCTGCACGGGAAGCTGCCGGAGCCGGTGCGGGTGGCGCACTTGATCGCCGGGGCCGTCGGCACGGGCAAGAGTCGGGGCAGAGCGTAG
- a CDS encoding branched-chain amino acid ABC transporter permease, giving the protein MSEFFQQIINGLSLGSIYALIALGYTMVYGILKLINFAHSEVFMVGAYTGFYTAGSLGIEKLEQSGAAFPIYLALIVLVAAMAASALLGVTIERLAYRPVRSAPRLTPLITAIGVSLLLQNLGMLVFSPNPRRYPPIIKEVRFEVGGVILTNIKLTIFLVTMVLMLGLWYLVQRTWTGRAMRAVSVNLDAAKLMGIDTNRTISATFAIGSALAAAGGILFGLDQITINPLMGTLTGLKAFVAAVLGGIGNIPGAVVGGLLIGMAEQLVAGYVSPDYRDAITFVILIVILILRPEGILGVVRQEKV; this is encoded by the coding sequence GTGAGCGAGTTTTTCCAGCAGATCATCAACGGGCTCTCGCTCGGGTCCATCTACGCCCTGATCGCTCTGGGCTACACGATGGTCTACGGCATCCTGAAGCTGATCAACTTCGCGCACAGCGAGGTCTTCATGGTCGGCGCTTATACCGGCTTCTACACCGCCGGCTCGCTGGGCATCGAGAAGCTCGAGCAGAGCGGCGCGGCATTCCCCATCTACCTGGCGCTGATCGTGCTCGTGGCGGCCATGGCTGCGTCGGCGCTCTTGGGCGTCACCATCGAACGGCTGGCTTACCGCCCGGTGCGCTCGGCGCCGCGCCTGACCCCGCTGATCACCGCCATCGGTGTCAGCCTCTTGCTGCAGAACCTCGGCATGCTGGTGTTCTCGCCGAACCCCCGCCGCTATCCGCCAATAATCAAGGAGGTTCGGTTCGAGGTCGGCGGGGTGATCCTGACCAACATCAAGCTGACCATCTTCTTGGTGACCATGGTGCTGATGCTCGGGCTCTGGTACCTGGTGCAGCGCACCTGGACGGGCCGCGCGATGCGAGCGGTCAGCGTCAACCTGGACGCTGCCAAGCTGATGGGCATCGACACCAACCGCACCATCAGCGCGACCTTCGCCATCGGCTCGGCCCTGGCCGCGGCCGGCGGCATCCTGTTCGGCCTCGATCAGATCACCATCAACCCGCTGATGGGCACGCTGACGGGCTTGAAGGCGTTCGTGGCCGCGGTGCTGGGCGGCATCGGCAACATCCCCGGAGCGGTGGTCGGAGGGCTCCTGATCGGGATGGCCGAGCAGCTGGTGGCCGGCTACGTCAGCCCCGACTACCGCGACGCGATCACGTTCGTGATCCTGATCGTCATCCTGATCCTGCGCCCCGAGGGCATCCTGGGCGTGGTGCGGCAGGAGAAGGTGTGA
- a CDS encoding ABC transporter ATP-binding protein gives MASPSPPPSEIPVTLGAHFARQLPRYGVGLVLIAVYQLAQYWFDTRLMRAIDLAVSDQRSAATLLGLALIGVAIASFAIRVLSRVAIFNGGRIAEYELRRAMLDRLQKLGPAFYRRMSTGEIMSRVTNDLTQVRLLLGFGVLNVINTVLALASALAVTLGMSWKLTLASLSSLPLLLLVTRHFSRQIFTRQKDYQDSLGMMSEMVQSSIAGMRVVKSFSLEDSEKARFEKQNQHYYEKTLSLARLRGSMGPIMSAITTVGILVVFWYGGHLMLAGELSAGGFLAFYRALARLTWPLIALGFLVGLVQRGRASWARLREVFEAQPDIVDGELAPPPAIQGSLSVKHLSFAYGDEPVLSDVSFELPAGKSLAILGRTGSGKSTLAVLLPRLQPAPRGSIFLDGTDVCDLPLESVRSAIGYAQQNAFLFSTTIGRNIAFALDEPDAKQSLLTVREAAREAHILDEVLGLPDGFDTVVGERGVQLSGGQKQRVALARAFVSEPKILVLDDPLSAVDARTEKGILEAIERQKRERGLILITHRVAAASRCDQIVVLEQGKIVERGSHDELVASGGLYSVFAEEQRIESELARLGAEELPPSSREVSAP, from the coding sequence ATGGCTAGCCCGAGCCCTCCTCCGTCCGAGATCCCCGTCACGCTCGGCGCACACTTCGCTCGGCAGCTGCCTCGCTACGGCGTCGGCCTGGTGCTGATCGCGGTCTACCAGCTGGCGCAGTACTGGTTCGACACGCGGCTGATGCGAGCCATCGACCTGGCGGTCAGCGATCAGCGCTCCGCGGCGACGCTGCTCGGGCTCGCGCTGATCGGCGTGGCCATCGCCTCCTTCGCCATCCGCGTGCTCTCCCGCGTGGCCATCTTCAACGGCGGGCGCATCGCCGAGTACGAGCTGCGCCGGGCGATGCTCGATCGCCTGCAGAAGCTGGGCCCGGCCTTCTACCGCCGCATGAGCACCGGGGAGATCATGAGCCGCGTCACCAACGACCTGACCCAGGTCCGGCTGTTGCTCGGCTTCGGCGTGCTCAACGTGATCAACACGGTGCTCGCGCTGGCGAGCGCGCTGGCCGTGACGCTCGGCATGTCGTGGAAGCTGACCCTTGCCTCTCTGTCGTCGCTGCCGCTGCTCTTACTGGTGACGCGGCACTTTTCGCGGCAGATCTTCACGCGCCAGAAGGACTACCAGGACAGCCTCGGCATGATGAGCGAGATGGTGCAGTCCAGCATCGCCGGCATGCGCGTGGTCAAGTCGTTCTCGCTCGAAGACAGCGAGAAGGCCCGCTTCGAGAAGCAGAACCAGCACTACTACGAGAAGACGCTGTCTCTGGCCCGGCTGCGCGGCAGCATGGGCCCGATCATGAGCGCGATCACCACCGTGGGCATCCTGGTGGTGTTCTGGTACGGCGGGCACTTGATGCTGGCGGGCGAGCTCAGCGCCGGCGGCTTCTTGGCCTTCTACCGCGCGCTGGCTCGGCTCACCTGGCCGCTCATCGCGCTCGGCTTCCTGGTGGGCCTGGTGCAGCGCGGTCGCGCCTCTTGGGCGCGGCTGCGCGAGGTCTTCGAGGCCCAACCGGACATCGTGGACGGTGAGCTCGCGCCGCCTCCGGCGATCCAGGGCTCGCTCTCGGTGAAGCACCTCTCCTTCGCGTACGGCGACGAGCCGGTGCTGTCCGACGTGAGCTTCGAGCTGCCGGCGGGGAAGTCCTTGGCCATCCTCGGCCGCACCGGCAGCGGCAAGAGCACGCTCGCAGTGCTGCTCCCGCGCCTTCAGCCCGCACCGCGCGGCAGCATCTTCCTGGACGGCACGGACGTGTGCGACCTGCCGCTCGAGAGCGTGCGCAGCGCCATCGGCTACGCTCAGCAGAACGCCTTCCTGTTCTCGACCACCATCGGTCGCAACATCGCCTTCGCGCTCGACGAGCCCGACGCCAAGCAGAGCCTGCTCACGGTGCGCGAGGCCGCGCGGGAGGCGCACATCTTGGACGAGGTCCTCGGTCTGCCGGACGGCTTCGACACGGTGGTCGGCGAGCGCGGCGTGCAGCTCTCCGGGGGTCAGAAGCAGCGCGTGGCGCTGGCCCGCGCCTTCGTGAGCGAGCCGAAGATCCTGGTCCTGGACGACCCGCTCTCCGCCGTGGACGCGCGCACGGAGAAGGGCATCCTGGAGGCCATCGAGCGCCAAAAGCGCGAGCGCGGCCTGATCCTGATCACGCACCGCGTCGCCGCCGCTTCGCGCTGCGATCAGATCGTGGTGCTGGAGCAGGGCAAGATCGTCGAGCGCGGCAGCCACGACGAGCTCGTGGCGAGCGGGGGCCTGTACTCGGTGTTCGCCGAGGAGCAGCGCATCGAGAGCGAGCTCGCGCGGCTCGGCGCCGAGGAGCTGCCGCCCTCGAGTCGGGAGGTCTCCGCGCCATGA
- a CDS encoding ABC transporter substrate-binding protein: protein MRLGRRSLFIAATALALYGVSACKGGSAAGGGSSSGGGSELVVGHYASMTGSTAHFGQDTDKAVRLAIDEANAAGGVLGKKLKVVTLDTRGDSAEAANAVTRLIDVEKSVAILGEVASSLSLSGGRVAQRRKIPMVSPSSTNPKVTEVGDFIFRVCFLDPFQGKVMAKFAKETLKVEKVAILKDVKNDYSIGLSDAFKESFEKMGGKIVAEQSYGQGDTDFSAQLTAIKGTEAQAIFVPGYYAEVGSIARTAERLGVKLPLLGGDGWDAPDLFKIGGDAINGSYFSNHFAPDAATPKAQKFVADFKAKYNVEPTGLGALGYDAAAVLVDAIKRAGKTDSDALRAALADTKNFEGVTGAITIDPQRNAQKSAVVLKIEGGKAKFAATVQP, encoded by the coding sequence ATGCGTCTCGGTCGTCGCAGTCTGTTCATCGCCGCCACGGCACTGGCTCTATACGGGGTGTCCGCTTGCAAGGGCGGCTCGGCCGCCGGCGGCGGCAGCTCGAGCGGAGGGGGCAGCGAGCTCGTGGTCGGCCACTACGCCTCCATGACCGGCAGCACGGCCCACTTCGGCCAGGACACCGACAAGGCGGTGCGGCTCGCGATCGACGAGGCCAACGCAGCTGGCGGCGTCCTCGGCAAGAAGCTCAAGGTCGTGACGCTGGACACCCGCGGCGACTCGGCCGAAGCGGCGAACGCGGTGACGCGGCTGATCGACGTCGAGAAGAGCGTGGCCATCCTGGGCGAGGTCGCGTCGAGCCTGTCGCTGTCGGGCGGACGCGTGGCGCAGCGGCGCAAGATCCCGATGGTCTCGCCCTCGTCCACGAATCCGAAGGTCACCGAGGTCGGCGACTTCATCTTCCGCGTCTGCTTCCTGGATCCCTTCCAGGGCAAGGTGATGGCGAAGTTCGCCAAGGAGACGCTCAAGGTCGAGAAGGTCGCGATCTTGAAGGACGTCAAGAACGACTACTCGATCGGCCTCTCGGACGCGTTCAAGGAGTCGTTCGAGAAGATGGGCGGCAAGATCGTCGCAGAGCAGTCTTACGGCCAGGGCGACACGGACTTCTCCGCGCAGCTCACGGCGATCAAGGGCACCGAGGCGCAGGCCATCTTCGTGCCCGGCTACTACGCCGAGGTCGGCTCCATCGCACGCACGGCAGAGCGCTTGGGAGTGAAGCTGCCGCTGCTCGGCGGCGACGGCTGGGACGCGCCGGACCTATTCAAGATCGGCGGCGACGCCATCAACGGCTCGTACTTCTCCAATCACTTCGCCCCCGACGCCGCCACGCCCAAGGCCCAGAAGTTCGTGGCCGATTTCAAGGCCAAATACAACGTCGAGCCGACCGGGCTCGGCGCGCTCGGCTACGACGCCGCGGCGGTGCTCGTGGACGCCATCAAGCGCGCTGGCAAGACCGACAGCGACGCGCTACGCGCCGCGCTTGCCGACACCAAGAACTTCGAAGGCGTCACCGGCGCGATCACCATCGACCCGCAGCGCAACGCGCAGAAGAGCGCCGTGGTGCTGAAGATCGAGGGCGGCAAGGCCAAGTTCGCCGCCACCGTCCAGCCGTGA
- a CDS encoding ABC transporter ATP-binding protein, with amino-acid sequence MLKAFHEESALGKIYDRRLIARLWPYLRPHKRLLGFALAGVLVTAATSLVRPLVMLHAIDKGVLAGDPAVLMRSGLVLLGVVVFEQVLNYVQVYTTQVLGARATSDLRRDIFAFLHQLRIGFFDRQPVGRLVTRVTNDVDAILELFASGALSAAGDLLRLLGIVVLMVMLDWQLSLITFAATPLVLLLMVAVRGRMREAFREIRAKTARMNATMNEQVAGMGVVQAYRREDRAAEEFDSINRAYRDANIASIKFESMQDAAIEMLTAVCLASIVVAFGYHRVSFGTVVAFNAYVVQFFEPISMLAMRFTLLQSAMAGAERIFGLLDGTDPAERDAPPKPAEPTGDRELALELDRVTFAYKPGVPVLRDVSFAAKRGEKLALVGPTGAGKSTVTQLLLRLYEVESGTVRVNGDDVAGLARAELRRRFAVVPQDVYLFPGTVCSNIAAGETPDRERVRQALERLGALDLFERRPQGIDCPVNEHGANFSAGERQLIAFARALYRDAPILILDEATANIDSDTEARIQRALEELMRDRTAVVIAHRLSTIRRADRIVVFHKGRVVEQGNHAELLELGGLYAKLHELQFARRAPNAAE; translated from the coding sequence CTGCTCAAGGCCTTCCACGAGGAGAGCGCGCTCGGAAAGATCTACGACCGGCGGCTGATCGCCCGGCTCTGGCCGTATCTCCGGCCGCACAAGCGGCTGCTCGGCTTCGCCCTGGCCGGCGTGCTCGTCACGGCGGCGACCTCCCTGGTCCGGCCCCTGGTCATGCTGCACGCCATCGACAAAGGCGTGCTCGCCGGGGACCCCGCCGTGCTGATGCGCTCGGGGCTCGTCTTGCTCGGCGTGGTGGTCTTCGAGCAGGTGCTGAACTACGTGCAGGTCTACACGACGCAGGTGCTCGGCGCGCGCGCCACGTCCGACCTGCGCCGCGACATCTTCGCCTTCCTGCACCAGCTGCGCATCGGCTTCTTCGACCGCCAGCCGGTCGGGCGCCTGGTCACCCGTGTCACCAACGACGTGGACGCGATCCTGGAGCTGTTCGCGTCCGGGGCGCTGAGCGCCGCGGGGGACCTGCTGCGCCTGCTGGGCATCGTCGTCCTGATGGTGATGCTGGACTGGCAGCTCTCGCTCATCACCTTCGCTGCCACGCCGCTGGTGCTGCTCCTGATGGTGGCCGTGCGCGGGCGCATGCGCGAGGCCTTCCGAGAGATCCGCGCGAAGACCGCGCGGATGAACGCCACCATGAACGAGCAGGTGGCGGGCATGGGCGTGGTGCAGGCCTACCGGCGCGAGGATCGGGCGGCGGAGGAGTTCGACTCCATCAACCGCGCCTATCGTGACGCCAACATCGCCAGCATCAAATTCGAGTCGATGCAGGACGCGGCCATCGAGATGCTGACGGCGGTGTGCCTGGCATCCATCGTGGTCGCTTTCGGCTACCACCGCGTGAGCTTCGGCACCGTGGTCGCGTTCAACGCCTACGTGGTGCAGTTCTTCGAGCCCATCAGCATGCTGGCGATGCGCTTCACGCTGCTCCAGAGCGCGATGGCGGGCGCGGAGCGCATCTTCGGCCTGCTCGACGGCACCGACCCCGCGGAGCGCGACGCCCCGCCCAAGCCGGCCGAGCCGACCGGAGACCGGGAGCTCGCCCTGGAGCTCGACCGCGTCACCTTCGCGTACAAGCCCGGCGTTCCCGTGCTCAGGGACGTGAGCTTCGCGGCAAAGCGCGGCGAGAAGCTGGCCCTGGTCGGGCCGACCGGCGCCGGCAAGAGCACGGTGACCCAGCTTCTGCTCCGGCTCTACGAGGTCGAGTCCGGAACGGTGCGGGTGAACGGCGACGACGTGGCGGGGCTCGCCCGCGCCGAGCTGCGGCGGCGCTTCGCCGTGGTTCCGCAGGACGTTTACCTGTTCCCGGGCACCGTGTGCAGCAACATCGCAGCCGGCGAGACACCCGATCGCGAGCGTGTGCGCCAGGCGCTCGAACGCCTGGGCGCGCTCGATCTGTTCGAGCGGCGTCCGCAGGGCATCGACTGTCCGGTGAACGAGCACGGCGCCAACTTCAGCGCCGGGGAGCGCCAGCTCATCGCGTTCGCGCGGGCCTTGTACCGTGACGCGCCGATTCTGATCTTGGACGAGGCCACCGCCAACATCGACAGTGACACGGAGGCTCGCATCCAACGCGCGCTGGAGGAGCTGATGCGTGATCGCACGGCCGTGGTAATCGCCCACCGGCTCTCGACGATCCGCCGCGCCGATCGCATCGTCGTATTCCACAAAGGGCGGGTGGTCGAGCAAGGGAACCACGCAGAGTTGCTCGAGCTCGGTGGCCTGTACGCGAAGCTCCACGAGCTTCAGTTCGCGCGTCGCGCGCCGAATGCAGCCGAGTGA
- a CDS encoding ABC transporter ATP-binding protein, producing MSVLALDRVEKIFGGLRAIAGVSFAVEKSQIFGLIGPNGAGKTTIFNVVTGVYRPDGGRVTFDGEDISGWPPAKVAARGIARTFQNIRIFRSMTVEQNVMVAGFRIHKAGLLSAVLRGRRYMDDEREFRRRAAELLQIFKLEDLASEPADSLPYGSQRRLEIARALMLSPKLLLLDEPAAGMNSQEALELEKQIRFLRDELGLTVVLVEHNMSVVMAVCEQIHVVDHGETIAEGPPAEIKEHPKVLAAYLGEESPEQAVRDLEAVSSPRHAKPEEPADG from the coding sequence GTGAGCGTGCTCGCCCTCGACCGGGTCGAGAAGATCTTCGGCGGCCTGCGCGCCATCGCCGGCGTCAGCTTCGCGGTGGAAAAATCGCAGATCTTCGGGCTCATCGGCCCGAACGGCGCCGGCAAGACCACCATCTTCAACGTCGTGACGGGCGTCTACCGGCCGGACGGCGGGCGCGTCACGTTCGACGGCGAGGACATCAGCGGTTGGCCCCCTGCCAAGGTCGCCGCCCGCGGCATCGCGCGCACCTTCCAGAACATCCGGATCTTCCGCTCGATGACGGTGGAGCAGAACGTCATGGTGGCGGGCTTCCGCATCCACAAGGCGGGCCTCCTCTCCGCGGTGCTGCGCGGCAGGCGCTACATGGACGACGAGCGCGAGTTCCGGCGCCGCGCGGCGGAGCTGCTCCAGATCTTCAAGCTCGAGGACCTGGCGAGCGAGCCCGCGGACAGCCTGCCGTATGGCTCGCAGCGCCGGCTGGAGATCGCGCGAGCGCTGATGCTCTCGCCCAAGCTGCTCTTGCTCGACGAGCCCGCCGCCGGCATGAACAGCCAGGAGGCGCTGGAGCTCGAGAAGCAGATCCGCTTCCTGCGCGACGAGCTGGGGCTGACCGTGGTGCTGGTCGAGCACAACATGAGCGTGGTCATGGCGGTGTGTGAGCAGATCCACGTGGTGGACCACGGCGAGACCATCGCCGAGGGGCCGCCGGCGGAGATCAAGGAGCATCCGAAGGTGCTCGCGGCCTACCTGGGCGAGGAGAGCCCCGAGCAGGCGGTGCGCGATCTCGAGGCGGTGAGCAGCCCGCGCCACGCAAAGCCCGAGGAGCCTGCGGATGGCTGA
- a CDS encoding branched-chain amino acid ABC transporter permease → MQELGPRQWLIRVAVSTAVVGAIYGIGLGVQAGLIEYVQRIVLLCGINIILAVGLNLINGTTGQFSIGHAGFMAVGAYATAFVGVKLAPGVTSALGAGALADAVVFNLALVVGAFCAGVAGLAVGVPSLRLKGDYLAIVTLGFGEIIRLLFNNTKALGAATGYFGDDPAGLPPYTSFFWVFLWVVVVILIVRNITFSQTGRSLIAIREDEIAAEAMATPTTRLKVTAFTISAATAGIAGGLFAHMQSGIRPEDFKFEKSIDMIVMIIIGGLGSISGAVIGGIFLAVTLELMRDLQEYRLVLYALLLIVIMIVRPQGLLGTRELSLSLLRKKAGAK, encoded by the coding sequence ATGCAGGAGCTCGGTCCGCGACAGTGGCTGATCCGCGTCGCCGTCTCGACGGCGGTGGTCGGCGCCATCTACGGCATCGGGCTGGGCGTGCAGGCCGGTCTCATCGAATACGTGCAGCGCATCGTGCTCCTGTGCGGCATCAACATCATCCTGGCCGTCGGACTGAACTTGATCAACGGCACGACGGGGCAGTTCTCCATCGGCCACGCCGGCTTCATGGCCGTCGGCGCGTACGCCACGGCCTTCGTCGGCGTGAAGCTCGCGCCCGGCGTCACCTCGGCGCTCGGCGCGGGCGCCCTGGCCGACGCCGTCGTGTTCAACCTGGCCCTGGTGGTCGGCGCGTTCTGCGCCGGCGTCGCGGGGCTCGCGGTGGGTGTGCCGAGCCTGCGCCTGAAGGGCGACTACCTGGCCATCGTCACCCTGGGCTTCGGCGAGATCATCCGCTTGCTCTTCAACAACACCAAGGCCCTGGGCGCGGCAACCGGCTACTTCGGCGACGACCCCGCCGGGCTGCCGCCGTACACGAGCTTCTTCTGGGTCTTCCTCTGGGTGGTCGTCGTCATCCTGATCGTGCGCAACATCACCTTCAGTCAGACCGGTCGCTCGCTGATCGCCATTCGCGAGGACGAGATCGCGGCGGAAGCCATGGCGACGCCGACCACCCGGCTCAAGGTGACGGCCTTCACCATCAGCGCCGCCACCGCGGGCATCGCCGGCGGCCTGTTCGCTCACATGCAGAGCGGCATCCGGCCGGAGGACTTCAAGTTCGAGAAGTCCATCGACATGATCGTGATGATCATCATCGGCGGCCTGGGCTCGATATCCGGCGCCGTCATCGGCGGCATCTTCCTGGCGGTGACGCTCGAGCTGATGCGCGACCTGCAAGAGTACCGGCTGGTGCTCTACGCGCTCTTGCTCATCGTGATCATGATCGTGCGCCCGCAGGGGCTCCTGGGTACGCGCGAGCTGTCGCTCTCGCTGCTGCGCAAGAAGGCGGGTGCCAAGTGA
- a CDS encoding ABC transporter ATP-binding protein has translation MAETPALELSDVRVSYGGIAAVKGVSLSVAPGEIVTLIGANGAGKTSTLKSIVGLVPLKTGSVKLFGRDTRGRKTHQIVAEGVALVPEGRAIFGNLTVRENLQLGGFLRRDPALQKRGLERSIQLFPRLGERLGQEGGTLSGGEQQMLAIARAIMAEPKLLLLDEPSLGLAPKIVQEVFAAIREIAKSGITILLVEQNTRLALQTANRAYVLVTGEVVLSGTCQELREDERIRAAYLGEDVHA, from the coding sequence ATGGCTGAGACGCCCGCGCTCGAGCTCAGCGACGTTCGCGTGAGCTACGGCGGCATCGCCGCGGTGAAGGGCGTGTCCCTCTCGGTCGCGCCGGGTGAGATCGTGACCTTGATCGGCGCCAACGGCGCCGGCAAGACCAGCACGCTCAAGAGCATCGTGGGGCTCGTGCCGCTGAAGACCGGCAGCGTGAAGCTCTTCGGCCGCGACACCCGTGGCAGGAAGACCCACCAGATCGTCGCGGAGGGCGTGGCGCTGGTGCCGGAGGGGCGGGCCATCTTCGGGAACCTCACGGTGCGGGAGAACCTCCAGCTCGGCGGCTTCCTGCGCCGCGACCCGGCGCTTCAGAAGCGCGGGCTCGAGCGTTCCATCCAGCTCTTCCCGCGCCTGGGCGAACGCCTGGGTCAGGAGGGCGGCACGCTCAGCGGCGGCGAGCAGCAGATGCTGGCCATCGCCCGGGCCATCATGGCCGAGCCGAAGCTCTTGCTCCTGGACGAGCCGAGCCTGGGGCTCGCGCCGAAGATCGTGCAGGAGGTGTTCGCGGCCATCCGCGAGATCGCCAAGAGCGGCATCACCATCCTGCTCGTGGAGCAGAACACGCGCCTTGCGCTACAGACGGCGAACCGCGCCTACGTGTTGGTCACGGGCGAGGTCGTGCTCTCCGGCACTTGCCAGGAGCTGCGCGAGGACGAGCGCATCCGCGCCGCGTACCTGGGCGAGGACGTCCACGCGTGA